Proteins encoded in a region of the Polyodon spathula isolate WHYD16114869_AA chromosome 9, ASM1765450v1, whole genome shotgun sequence genome:
- the LOC121320594 gene encoding probable G-protein coupled receptor 82: MANASSNISCLETSIATTVILPILYFIILITCLPGNALSLWIFLKKISLKTPTHFYLTNLVVSNLLFCMTIPFLFLYYAKGYLWKTDMVICQFTVGIVTPVLYINIYISIVLLSWIAISRYAILIKHNEKSCHCYPSVLRRLLLSSFLKGFRQLKFAKILCLSVWIIVVGGTVPLAAYYSITEVGTENTEACYGKQVETGGKTSQLGSLFAISLSFICFLVVFVLYVSIARHVYNLQKSAAIPARHRVYNKVFRNVLVIQVVLFVCFLPHHIFKAVFVSLMGTCACDKLTTLVEVKNILLCLAAFRSSLDPLTYLLLDKKFRRHLSNALASSQTAQPSNSMLIYKLEHRTDFSQITAQAKKCTETPKEEQPLQFRHTSIETQMHASYL, translated from the coding sequence ATGGCGAACGCAAGTTCCAACATATCATGCTTGGAAACCTCCATCGCCACCACAGTCATCCTTCCGATCCTCTACTTCATCATTCTCATCACATGCCTGCCAGGCAATGCCCTGTCTCTCTGGATATTTCTGAAGAAGATCTCATTAAAAACCCCCACCCATTTCTATCTGACCAACCTGGTCGTTTCTAATTTGCTCTTCTGCATGACCATTCCCttcttgtttctttattatgCCAAAGGATACTTGTGGAAAACGGACATGGTGATCTGTCAATTCACTGTCGGGATCGTGACCCCTGTTCTGTACATCAATATCTACATCAGCATTGTCCTACTGAGCTGGATTGCCATCAGCCGCTACGCAATACTAATTAAGCATAACGAAAAGTCTTGCCACTGCTACCCTTCTGTTTTGAGAAGGCTTTTACTGTCTAGCTTCCTGAAAGGTTTCCGGCAATTAAAGTTTGCCAAAATCCTGTGTCTTTCAGTGTGGATCATTGTGGTTGGCGGGACAGTCCCACTGGCAGCATACTATTCCATCACTGAAGTTGGAACAGAGAACACTGAAGCCTGCTATGGTAAGCAGGTGGAAACTGGAGGGAAAACCTCTCAATTGGGTAGTCTCTTCGCCATCAGCCTCTCCTTCATCTGCTTTCTGGTGGTTTTTGTGTTGTACGTGTCTATAGCGAGACATGTTTACAACCTACAGAAAAGTGCAGCTATCCCAGCAAGACATCGGGTTTACAACAAGGTTTTCAGGAATGTTCTGGTCATTCAGGTAGTGCTATTCGTCTGTTTCCTACCACACCACATCTTCAAGGCTGTGTTTGTTAGCCTGATGGGGACCTGTGCCTGTGACAAGCTCACAACCTTGGTGGAAGTGAAAAACATTCTCCTGTGCCTTGCAGCATTCAGAAGCAGCCTGGATCCCCTCACATACTTGCTGTTGGATAAGAAATTTCGAAGGCACCTCAGTAACGCTCTGGCTAGTTCCCAGACAGCTCAGCCCTCAAATTCCATGTTAATATACAAACTGGAACACCGCACAGACTTTTCACAAATCACAGCGCAGGCTAAAAAATGTACAGAGACTCCAAAAGAAGAACAGCCCTTACAGTTCAGACACACAAGTATAGAGACACAAATGCATGCTTCATATTTATGA
- the gpr82 gene encoding probable G-protein coupled receptor 82 has product MADICNITFDNYQKDIFTWLYSALTIVGFLSNGAVLWDLWKAEKTVTGIFTINMTAADLLLCCSFPFRIVYYQRSSEWEPNAHLCTATIFTTVSLFYINLYCNICFLMWICINRYASVVRPKHVFFKFFKTPKICKFLCALTWTVTLCATLSNLIHNLLKNSVPAKSCFDLIASKTRNNYNLLHALCIALFFFILIILLTFYTLLVYHLQRMQDGNLVMRNQNISLQVRRKILATVLVFVVCFVPYHIERAMLLLSNSSDCTWQRKQYKAKAGTILLAALSCCVLPLLHLSFHFRCCKARAASHTRNIHPHTHEEHAIGYRLPETTRS; this is encoded by the coding sequence ATGGCGGATATCTGCAATATCACGTTTGATAACTATCAAAAAGATATCTTCACCTGGTTGTACAGTGCTTTAACCATTGTTGGATTTCTTAGCAATGGTGCTGTTCTATGGGACTTGTGGAAGGCAGAGAAAACAGTGACTGGGATTTTCACGATCAACATGACAGCTGCAGACCTGCTTTTATGCTGCAGCTTCCCATTCCGGATAGTGTACTACCAACGCAGCTCGGAGTGGGAACCGAATGCTCACTTGTGCACAGCAACCATTTTTACAACTGTATCACTTTTTTACATCAACTTGTATTGCAATATTTGCTTCCTAATGTGGATCTGTATTAACCGGTATGCCAGTGTGGTGAgaccaaaacatgtattttttaaatttttcaaaaCCCCCAAGATATGCAAATTCCTTTGTGCTCTCACATGGACTGTGACACTCTGTGCAACCTTATCAAACCTCATTCACAACCTTCTAAAAAACTCTGTGCCAGCCAAATCCTGCTTCGACCTCATTGCCAGCAAAACCAGAAATAATTACAACCTGTTACATGCCTTGTGCATTGCattgttctttttcattttaatcatCTTATTAACGTTTTATACCCTGCTGGTTTACCATCTTCAGCGGATGCAGGATGGAAATTTAGTGATGAGAAATCAAAACATTAGCTTACAAGTGCGGAGAAAGATCCTAGCTACCGTGCTGGTCTTTGTTGTGTGCTTTGTGCCGTACCACATAGAGAGAGCCATGCTCTTGCTGTCCAACTCCAGCGACTGCACGTGGCAGAGGAAGCAATACAAAGCCAAGGCTGGAACCATTCTGCTGGCAGCTCTCAGCTGCTGCGTTCTCCCCCTGCTCCACCTCTCTTTTCATTTCAGGTGCTGCAAAGCCAGAGCTGCTTCTCACACAAGAAATATCCACCCTCACACTCATGAAGAGCATGCAATTGGCTACCGTTTACCAGAAACTACCCGCAGTTAA